The proteins below are encoded in one region of Thermococcus peptonophilus:
- the cas5 gene encoding CRISPR-associated protein Cas5, protein MSDVLGLVVEVKPLQAHFRIPYNSLLLDSYPFPPRTTAIGMVAGAMGLPEEGFRKLLNELKYGVVVEDPGARVEETAAIFKNASAPIYPITKVLFHRPHYRMFFAGDDKLIEKAYDALLDPVFAPYVGDSESLLYPAKREWMKVVEVEEGRESTLKSIIPAEDYARGARFLVMRRNNLTPREYRMPVDFTYSGKKRRAVYQRVIAFAGGFVELANPASVLLFDGEPVFVF, encoded by the coding sequence GTGAGTGACGTGCTGGGCCTCGTCGTGGAAGTAAAGCCCCTGCAGGCGCACTTCAGGATTCCCTACAACTCCCTCCTCCTCGACAGCTATCCATTCCCACCGAGGACAACGGCGATAGGAATGGTCGCTGGGGCCATGGGGCTGCCGGAGGAGGGCTTCAGAAAGCTCTTGAATGAGCTAAAGTACGGTGTCGTAGTAGAAGACCCTGGAGCGAGGGTGGAGGAGACGGCGGCGATATTCAAGAACGCCAGCGCCCCCATTTATCCAATAACGAAGGTGCTCTTCCACAGGCCTCACTACCGTATGTTCTTTGCGGGCGATGATAAACTAATAGAAAAGGCCTACGATGCCCTCCTCGATCCGGTATTTGCCCCCTACGTTGGGGACAGCGAGAGCCTACTCTACCCAGCAAAGAGGGAGTGGATGAAAGTAGTCGAGGTCGAGGAGGGGAGGGAAAGCACGCTGAAGAGCATCATCCCGGCCGAGGACTACGCCAGGGGCGCGAGGTTCCTCGTGATGAGACGGAACAACCTGACGCCCAGGGAGTACCGAATGCCCGTGGACTTTACCTACAGCGGGAAGAAGAGGAGGGCGGTCTACCAGCGGGTCATAGCCTTCGCCGGCGGCTTCGTGGAGCTCGCCAATCCAGCGAGCGTGCTACTCTTTGACGGAGAACCTGTTTTCGTGTTCTGA